The following DNA comes from Simkania negevensis Z.
GGGAGAGGTTGCTGCACAAGAATTCCATCGATCTTTTCATCCTCATTTAGCACAGAAATATGCTTTAAAAGAGCCTCTTCTGACACAGAAGCGGGGAGTTCTAAGACTTCAGAGTAGATACCAGTTTCTAAACACCCTTTCTTTTTCATGCGGACGTAGGCCTCTGAAGCGGGATCTTCACCTACCAAAATGAATGCCAGTCCAGGCTTTCTCCCTTTAAGGAGATTGATTTCTTGTTTTAGCTCTTCACGAATTTCTTGAGCGATCCGTTTGCCATCGATGAGGTTCATTCTTTGTTTGATTTCTCCAATGTCGCTTTGATGTTTTTTAGAATTTGATCATGCAAAATTCCGTTACTCGCGACAATGGGGCCTTCTTCGAATGTTTTATACCGTTCGCCTTTAAAGTTGGTAAAAGTTCCACCTGCTTCTTCTAGGATGAGTTTGCCTGCAGCATAATCCCAAGGACGGAGAGAAACTTCCCAAAATCCATCATACCTCCCCGCGGCAACATAGGCCAAATCAAGTGCAGCTGAGCCAATCCTTCGCAGAGGGATTCCCATTTTTGCGAAAGTATTGAAATGGTCTAAACAGCAAAGGGGATTTTCATGGACATTGTAGGGGAAGCCTGTAGCACAGATCGCACTGTCTAAAACCGCGGTCTTTGTGACCTTGAGGCGCGTACCATTGAGATAAGCTCCATTATTTTTCTCGGCAATAAACAGTTCATCAACCATGGGGTTGTAAATTGCGCCTGCCAAAACTTCATTTTGAACAGCAGCGGCAATACTCACTGAAAACATCGGGATGCTATGGACGAAGTTGACTGTTCCATCTAAAGGATCGATGATCCATTGAATACCTTCTCGGGCCTCTCCAGATTCTCCACTTTCTTCAGCAAGGAACCTGTGCTCGGGAAAATGGGTTTTGATGAAATCAATAATGAGACGTTCTGCTTTGTTGTCCCACTCTGTCACGAGGTTGTGGCGTCCTTCTTTTGTGGTAAATTCTGGGGATGTTCCAAAGGCTTTTTTGAGCAATTCTCCCGCCTTCATGGCAGCAAGAGTTGCAACCATTGTGAGGCGAGAACGGAGAAGGTTTGGTAGATCTAACTGTTTATCCATATGAGGTAAACTATTTTACAGGCTCTTTATTTTTCTTTTTAGTTTCTTTCCTGAAAAAAAGAAAGCGAAACCATTGTCGACGAAGAAAATAGTACAACATAAGGGGGCAAGAAAACCATAAAAAAGCATAAAAACCATCAAAAAGAGGCATGATGAGGAAGTCGGTTGCTGCTCCTTTCCATGTGAAAGGGATCTCAATCCCAAATATGTTGAGCAAAAGACGTTCTACGAGGGTCGAAACAACTGAGAAGAGAACTGTGAAACTGCTCACACCAAGCGCTTTTTCGACGAAAAAAAGGCGGAAGCGGTAAAGGCAAAATGTTGCAATGACATACACCAAAGCATGAAATCCAAATGGGGCAAGAGTAGAAAGAAGGTCCATGATGAGCCCACATCCAGCTGCGAGATAAAAGGCCCGTGTCAGAGGATACCGATTAAAAGCGATGGTGAGAAACGGAGCGAAAGGGAT
Coding sequences within:
- a CDS encoding inositol monophosphatase family protein produces the protein MDKQLDLPNLLRSRLTMVATLAAMKAGELLKKAFGTSPEFTTKEGRHNLVTEWDNKAERLIIDFIKTHFPEHRFLAEESGESGEAREGIQWIIDPLDGTVNFVHSIPMFSVSIAAAVQNEVLAGAIYNPMVDELFIAEKNNGAYLNGTRLKVTKTAVLDSAICATGFPYNVHENPLCCLDHFNTFAKMGIPLRRIGSAALDLAYVAAGRYDGFWEVSLRPWDYAAGKLILEEAGGTFTNFKGERYKTFEEGPIVASNGILHDQILKNIKATLEKSNKE